A genomic region of Candidatus Eisenbacteria bacterium contains the following coding sequences:
- a CDS encoding MBOAT family protein has translation MLFNSVQFLFYFAIVTTLFFALPHKVRWLLLFVASCYFYMAFVPVYILILFFTIAVDYVAGIAIEGSTGRRKKWFLIASILANCGVLAIFKYYNFLNANLDSLAQHLGGRNPIPYLNILLPLGLSFHTFQAMSYTIDVYRGKYPAERHLGIYALYVMFYPQLVAGPIERPGNLLPQLHAHQHFDRLRVTRGLQLMVWGMFKKVVIADRLASLASPVFASPRDYDGISLWVAAACFSVQVYSDFSGYSDIAIGAGQVMGIRLMTNFDRPFLAKSLAEFWQRWHISLSTWFRDYLYFPLGGGRVPLPRWMLNIAITFLVSGLWHGAQWTFVMFGAWFGVWVIIEQLLVKFLARVWPVALRFPELPGGKLALVGFNFMLVSLAVVFFGARTAPDAFYMLGSMFTGVGESLRHITTAHEFRMRVMLGQLALPFFYTMASVAVLFATHLMQRRGSVREWLATRPTAFRWAVYYAVVLAILVFGNYNQSHTFVYFQF, from the coding sequence ATGCTTTTCAATTCCGTTCAGTTCCTCTTCTACTTCGCCATCGTCACGACCCTGTTCTTCGCCCTGCCGCACAAGGTCCGCTGGCTGCTGCTGTTCGTGGCCAGCTGCTACTTCTACATGGCCTTCGTGCCCGTCTACATCCTGATCCTGTTCTTCACCATCGCGGTGGACTATGTCGCAGGGATCGCCATCGAGGGGAGCACCGGGCGCCGGAAGAAGTGGTTCCTGATCGCCAGCATCCTGGCCAACTGCGGGGTGCTGGCCATCTTCAAGTACTACAACTTCCTCAACGCCAACCTGGACTCCCTGGCGCAGCACCTGGGGGGCCGGAACCCGATTCCGTACCTGAACATCCTCCTGCCCCTGGGGCTCTCGTTTCACACCTTCCAGGCGATGAGCTACACCATTGACGTGTACCGGGGGAAGTACCCGGCGGAGCGGCACCTCGGGATCTACGCGCTGTACGTGATGTTCTATCCGCAGCTGGTGGCCGGCCCCATCGAGCGGCCGGGGAACCTCCTGCCGCAACTGCACGCCCACCAGCATTTCGACCGCCTGCGGGTGACCCGCGGACTGCAGCTCATGGTGTGGGGAATGTTCAAGAAGGTGGTCATCGCCGACCGGCTGGCCTCGCTCGCATCCCCGGTCTTCGCCAGCCCCCGGGACTACGACGGCATCTCGCTGTGGGTGGCGGCCGCCTGTTTCTCGGTGCAGGTGTACTCCGATTTCTCCGGATACTCCGACATCGCCATCGGCGCGGGACAGGTCATGGGGATCCGGCTGATGACGAACTTCGACCGGCCGTTCCTCGCCAAGAGCCTCGCGGAATTCTGGCAGCGCTGGCACATCTCGCTGTCCACCTGGTTCCGGGACTACCTGTACTTCCCGCTGGGAGGCGGCCGGGTGCCCCTGCCCCGCTGGATGCTCAACATCGCGATCACCTTCCTGGTGAGCGGCCTGTGGCACGGGGCGCAATGGACGTTTGTCATGTTCGGCGCGTGGTTCGGGGTCTGGGTCATCATCGAGCAGCTGCTGGTGAAGTTCCTGGCGCGGGTGTGGCCGGTCGCCCTGCGCTTCCCGGAACTGCCCGGCGGCAAGCTGGCGCTGGTGGGGTTCAACTTCATGCTGGTCTCCCTTGCCGTGGTCTTCTTCGGCGCGAGGACCGCCCCGGATGCGTTCTACATGCTCGGCAGCATGTTCACCGGCGTGGGAGAGTCGCTGCGCCACATCACCACCGCGCACGAATTCAGGATGCGGGTGATGCTGGGGCAGCTGGCGCTGCCCTTCTTCTACACCATGGCCTCGGTGGCGGTGCTCTTCGCGACACACCTCATGCAGAGAAGGGGCAGTGTCCGGGAGTGGCTGGCGACCCGGCCGACAGCGTTCCGTTGGGCGGTCTACTATGCGGTGGTCCTCGCGATCCTGGTCTTCGGCAACTACAACCAGTCCCACACCTTTGTCTACTTCCAGTTCTGA
- a CDS encoding zinc-binding dehydrogenase — MNAAVMHGHGGPEVLVPGRLPVPAVGPGAVRVDLKAAALNRLDLFTRNGHPSLKLSFPHIPGADGAGVVAEVGADVAGISVGQRVVVSPGLSCGACLDCLSGRDNLCRRYSVLGNRHPGTYCESLVLPAANVLPLPDRMSFAEGAAAGLVFLTAWHMLVGRARVRVGETVLVQAAGSGVGMAAIQIAKLFRCRVLTTVSSPEKAARARELGADECIDYRAADFREEVMRLTAKAGVDVVIEHVGGEVFEKSVLSLARNGRLVTCGNTVGPTAGISTAHLFTRHLAVLGSYMGSKAELIEVMKFLGDGSLRAVIDSEFPLARAADAHRRLEGREGFGKVVLEIGG; from the coding sequence ATGAATGCCGCCGTCATGCACGGCCATGGCGGCCCGGAGGTGCTGGTGCCCGGTCGGCTGCCGGTGCCCGCCGTCGGGCCCGGCGCGGTCCGCGTGGATCTCAAGGCCGCCGCGTTGAACCGCCTCGATCTGTTCACCCGCAACGGTCACCCGTCGCTGAAGCTCAGCTTCCCCCACATCCCCGGCGCCGACGGGGCCGGCGTGGTGGCGGAGGTGGGGGCGGACGTGGCGGGGATCTCGGTGGGGCAGCGCGTGGTGGTCTCTCCGGGGCTCTCGTGCGGCGCGTGCCTGGACTGCCTCTCCGGGCGTGACAACCTGTGCCGCCGCTACTCGGTGCTGGGCAACCGCCACCCGGGCACGTACTGCGAGAGCCTTGTGCTGCCCGCGGCCAACGTGCTGCCGCTGCCCGATCGCATGAGCTTCGCCGAGGGCGCGGCCGCGGGGCTGGTGTTCCTCACCGCGTGGCACATGCTGGTGGGCCGCGCCAGGGTGCGTGTGGGCGAGACGGTGCTGGTGCAGGCCGCCGGCTCGGGCGTGGGCATGGCCGCCATCCAGATCGCGAAGCTCTTCCGCTGCCGCGTGCTCACCACGGTCAGCTCGCCGGAGAAGGCCGCGCGCGCCCGCGAGCTGGGCGCGGACGAGTGCATCGACTACCGGGCCGCGGACTTCCGCGAGGAAGTGATGCGCCTGACGGCCAAGGCCGGTGTGGACGTGGTGATCGAGCACGTGGGTGGCGAGGTGTTCGAGAAGAGCGTGCTGAGCCTGGCGCGCAACGGCCGCCTGGTGACCTGCGGCAACACCGTGGGCCCGACGGCGGGCATCTCCACGGCACACCTGTTCACCCGGCACCTCGCGGTGCTGGGCAGCTACATGGGCAGCAAGGCGGAGCTGATCGAAGTGATGAAGTTCCTGGGCGACGGCTCGCTGCGCGCGGTGATTGACAGCGAGTTCCCGCTGGCGCGGGCGGCGGATGCGCACCGGCGGCTGGAGGGGCGGGAGGGGTTCGGGAAGGTGGTGCTGGAGATCGGGGGGTAG